From Apium graveolens cultivar Ventura chromosome 9, ASM990537v1, whole genome shotgun sequence, the proteins below share one genomic window:
- the LOC141687492 gene encoding thioredoxin O2, mitochondrial-like isoform X1: MSCWSTAPPHYYSSSNYNHKPYFEWYKNPAASMFQFSHPLNRNSSTSSPASSGASNIVVIESEEQFKRSLRRVEDESLSAMFYYTAVWCSPCRLLSPVIKQLSEKYPHVTTYKVDIDHKGLGNALSNMDIHSVPTVHLFLNGLKANEVIGADIQLLKNIMDKLYK, translated from the exons ATGTCGTGTTGGAGCACAGCACCTCCACATTATTATTCAAGCAGTAATTATAATCACAAGCCATATTTTGAATGGTACAAGAATCCTGCTGCTTCCATGTTTCAGTTCTCTCACCCTCTTAATCGCAACTCCTCCACCTCCTCCCCGGCTTCCTCAG GTGCATCAAATATTGTGGTAATTGAGTCAGAAGAGCAATTCAAAAGGTCACTTCGCAGGGTTGAAG ATGAATCACTATCAGCAATGTTTTACTATACTGCGGTTTGGTGTTCTCCAT GTAGGTTATTGTCTCCTGTTATTAAGCAGTTGAGTGAGAAGTACCCTCATGTAACTACATACAAGGTTGATATTGATCAT AAGGGCCTAGGCAATGCATTAAGCAACATGGACATTCACTCTGTG CCAACAGTCCACTTATTCCTTAATGGATTGAAGGCCAATGAAGTAATCGGGGCTGACATTCAACTATTAAAAAATATAATGGATAAGTTGTACAAGTGA
- the LOC141687492 gene encoding thioredoxin O2, mitochondrial-like isoform X2: MSCWSTAPPHYYSSSNYNHKPYFEWYKNPAASMFQFSHPLNRNSSTSSPASSGASNIVVIESEEQFKRSLRRVEDESLSAMFYYTAVWCSPCRLLSPVIKQLSEKYPHVTTYKKGLGNALSNMDIHSVPTVHLFLNGLKANEVIGADIQLLKNIMDKLYK, encoded by the exons ATGTCGTGTTGGAGCACAGCACCTCCACATTATTATTCAAGCAGTAATTATAATCACAAGCCATATTTTGAATGGTACAAGAATCCTGCTGCTTCCATGTTTCAGTTCTCTCACCCTCTTAATCGCAACTCCTCCACCTCCTCCCCGGCTTCCTCAG GTGCATCAAATATTGTGGTAATTGAGTCAGAAGAGCAATTCAAAAGGTCACTTCGCAGGGTTGAAG ATGAATCACTATCAGCAATGTTTTACTATACTGCGGTTTGGTGTTCTCCAT GTAGGTTATTGTCTCCTGTTATTAAGCAGTTGAGTGAGAAGTACCCTCATGTAACTACATACAAG AAGGGCCTAGGCAATGCATTAAGCAACATGGACATTCACTCTGTG CCAACAGTCCACTTATTCCTTAATGGATTGAAGGCCAATGAAGTAATCGGGGCTGACATTCAACTATTAAAAAATATAATGGATAAGTTGTACAAGTGA